A window of the Cicer arietinum cultivar CDC Frontier isolate Library 1 chromosome 6, Cicar.CDCFrontier_v2.0, whole genome shotgun sequence genome harbors these coding sequences:
- the LOC101510610 gene encoding 26S proteasome non-ATPase regulatory subunit 7 homolog A: protein MDVIKTQQISSRPIEKVVVHPLVLLSIVDNYNRVAKDTRKRVVGVLLGSTFKGTVDVSNSYAVPFEEDDKDPSIWFLDHNYHEAMFSMFKRINAKEHVVGWYSTGPKLRENDLDVHGLFNDYVPNPVLVIIDVEPKELGIPTKAYYAVEEVKENATQKSQKVFVHVQSEIAAHEVEEIGVEHLLRDVKDTTISTLATEVSGKLTALKGLDARLKEIRSYLDLVIDGKLPLNHEILYHLQDVFNLLPNLNVTDLIKAFAVKTNDMMLVIYLSSLIRSVIALHNLINNKMLNKEHERAEDSKSVPVPSAAA, encoded by the exons ATGGATGTGATAAAGACGCAGCAAATCTCATCTCGCCCAATCGAGAAAGTGGTGGTTCATCCACTAGTGTTACTCAGCATCGTCGACAACTACAATAGAGTCGCCAAGGACACGCGCAAGCGCGTCGTCGGCGTTTTGCTCGGTTCCACTTTCAAAGGCACCGTCGATGTTTCCAATAGCTACGCCG TGCCCTTTGAAGAAGATGACAAGGACCCTAGCATTTGGTTTCTCGACCACAACTACCACGAAGCAATGTTTTCCATGTTTAAGAGAATAAATG CGAAGGAGCATGTCGTGGGGTGGTATAGCACTGGTCCAAAACTGCGTGAAAATGACCTCGACGTTCATGGGTTATTTAATGA CTATGTTCCCAATCCTGTTTTGGTTATAATTGATGTTGAACCTAAGGAGTTGGGAATTCCAACAAAAGCATACTATGCTGTTGAGGAGGTTAAGGAG AATGCTACTCAGAAAAGCCAAAAGGTCTTTGTGCATGTGCAATCAGAGATTGCTGCTCATGAGGTTGAGGAAATTG GAGTGGAACACTTGCTTAGGGATGTGAAGGATACAACCATTAGCACCCTCGCAACCGAG GTGAGCGGCAAACTCACAGCCTTGAAAGGTTTGGATGCAAGACTTAAAGAGATAAGGAGTTACCTGGATCTTGTTATTGATGGAAAGCTTCCCTTAAACCATGAGATCCTATACCATCTACAG GACGTGTTCAACCTGCTACCAAATCTTAATGTCACTGATCTTATCAAGGCTTTTGCAG TGAAAACCAATGATATGATGCTGGTAATATACCTATCGTCCCTCATTAGAAGTGTAATTGCACTTCACAACTTGATTAACAACAAG ATGCTCAACAAAGAACATGAAAGGGCAGAAGACTCAAAATCAGTACCAGTGCCAAGTGCAGCTGCATAA
- the LOC101506439 gene encoding uncharacterized acetyltransferase At3g50280: MASSRPPPSKSVDLDLTILSAKHLKNVNWKNGDLKPYVVFWLDPDRRLATKSDDSGNTSPIWNERFTLPLPLPLQDSSLTLEIFHSKPSDTPKPLVATLRLPLKDLHDLHDSTQIRKFPLIRPSGRPHGKIHLKIGLLGRSPPSPQTFDYANSNPNPNPNPNPSFVYYRGYSPSPSPSPSHSPYTSYTSYTDSYSGGYYPGYYSGAPYPPPPPRPFFERNSGYVAGAGPSGPSAPVDYSSSYDQTLPRPKGGKLGLGTGLAVGAVAGALGGLALEEGLKYEEHRIAERVESDAASARDDYGDGLYHNTPNQPFHIFVILSYINSKTKMENNASSAVTILSKCTVFPDQKSTLEDLKLSISDLNMLCCHYIQKGVLFTTPSLPSQTLIPHLITSLSKTLSIFPPFSGRFVTDSNGYIYVTCNDAGVDFIHATATHFSITDLLSPLDVHQAFKKFFPFHHKINYTAHFSPILAVQVTYLADGIFIGVAVSHAVTDGTTLWNFFNTFADISKGVTRVTRIPDFRRESILISKVALRLLEGDIKVTFNPDDPLRERIFSFSREAIQKLKARVNQNHHISPENADVAELISKMNNDVQLKTVTRDGSETSEISSFQSLCALMWRCVTRARKLDDSKTTTFRMAVNIRNRLQPKLSEYYFGNAIQSIATCAKVYDVSNNDITWCGEQLNKNVRAYDSGVVRRVIENWEREPKCFELGNNDGGILQMGSSHRFPMYDNDFGWGRPIAVRSGGANKFDGKMSAFPGRKGGGSIDVEVVLAPETMALLETDSEFMLYATSQQ; the protein is encoded by the exons ATGGCATCATCACGTCCTCCACCGTCCAAGTCAGTGGATCTAGACCTCACAATACTCTCCGCAAAACACCTCAAAAACGTCAACTGGAAAAACGGCGACCTCAAACCCTACGTCGTCTTCTGGCTCGATCCTGACCGTCGACTTGCCACTAAATCTGACGACTCCGGCAACACTTCCCCTATCTGGAACGAACGTTTCACTCTCCCTCTCCCACTTCCTCTCCAAGACTCTTCCCTCACCCTCGAAATTTTCCATTCCAAACCCTCCGATACCCCTAAACCCCTCGTCGCCACCCTCCGTCTCCCCCTCAAAGACCTTCACGACCTCCACGATTCCACTCAAATCCGTAAATTCCCATTAATTCGACCCTCCGGTCGTCCTCACGGTAAGATCCACCTCAAAATTGGCCTCCTTGGTCGCTCTCCTCCGTCACCACAAACATTCGATTACGCCAactctaaccctaaccctaaccctaatccCAATCCTTCCTTTGTCTATTACAGAGGATACTCCCCTTCACCTTCTCCATCACCATCACATTCACCTTACACTTCATACACCTCTTACACTGATTCCTACTCTGGCGGTTACTATCCCGGCTATTATTCTGGTGCTCCTTATCCTCCTCCACCGCCGAGACCTTTCTTTGAACGTAATAGTGGTTATGTAGCTGGTGCTGGGCCAAGTGGACCATCTGCCCCGGTTGATTATTCATCCTCTTATGATCAGACTCTTCCCAGGCCCAAAGGCGGTAAGTTGGGCCTAGGAACTGGGCTGGCCGTTGGAGCTGTCGCTGGTGCGCTGGGTGGACTTGCTCTTGAAGAGGGGCTGAAGTATGAAGAGCACAGAATTGCGGAAAGGGTTGAAAGCGACGCTGCTTCTGCTCGAGATGATTATGGGGATGGCCTTTACCAC AACACACCCAACCAACCATTTCATATATTTGTAATTCTAAGTTATATTaattcaaaaaccaaaatggaaaACAATGCTTCAAGTGCAGTCACCATCCTTTCAAAATGCACCGTTTTCCCTGACCAAAAATCAACTCTTGAAGATCTCAAACTCTCAATTTCAGACTTAAACATGCTCTGTTGCCACTACATCCAAAAAGGTGTTCTCTTCACAACTCCATCTCTCCCTTCTCAGACACTCATTCCCCACCTTATTACTTCTCTCTCTAAAACACTCTCTATCTTCCCACCCTTCTCTGGCCGTTTCGTAACCGACTCAAACGGTTACATTTACGTCACATGCAACGACGCTGGTGTTGATTTCATTCACGCCACCGCCACTCATTTCTCTATCACCGACCTTTTGTCACCACTTGATGTTCATCaagcttttaaaaaattcttccCATTCCACCATAAAATTAACTACACTGCTCATTTCTCACCTATCTTAGCCGTTCAGGTCACTTACCTCGCTGATGGAATCTTCATCGGTGTCGCCGTCTCACATGCCGTCACAGACGGCACCACCCTATGGAACTTTTTCAACACCTTCGCCGATATTTCCAAGGGAGTCACGCGTGTCACGAGAATCCCGGACTTCCGTCGGGAATCAATTTTGATCTCCAAAGTCGCTCTCCGGTTATTGGAAGGTGACATCAAGGTGACGTTCAATCCCGACGATCCCTTGCGAGAGAGGATTTTCAGTTTCTCTCGCGAAGCAATTCAAAAGCTGAAAGCAAGAGTAAACCAAAACCATCATATTTCACCGGAGAATGCTGACGTGGCAGAATTAATATCGAAAATGAACAATGACGTTCAACTGAAAACGGTTACGCGTGACGGAAGCGAAACGTCAGAGATTTCATCGTTTCAGTCGCTATGCGCGCTGATGTGGCGATGTGTGACACGCGCTAGGAAACTTGATGATTCTAAAACAACGACGTTTAGAATGGCTGTGAATATTCGTAACCGTTTACAGCCCAAGTTATCTGAGTACTACTTCGGGAACGCAATTCAAAGTATTGCCACGTGTGCTAAAGTTTATGACGTGTCAAATAATGATATTACGTGGTGTGGTGAGCAGCTGAATAAAAATGTGAGGGCGTATGATAGCGGTGTGGTGAGACGCGTGATAGAGAATTGGGAGCGTGAGCCTAAGTGTTTCGAACTGGGGAACAATGATGGTGGGATATTGCAGATGGGTAGTTCGCATAGATTCCCTATGTATGACAATGATTTTGGATGGGGGCGCCCGATAGCTGTGAGAAGTGGCGGAGCTAACAAGTTTGACGGTAAGATGTCGGCGTTTCCAGGGAGGAAAGGAGGCGGCAGTATCGACGTAGAGGTGGTTTTGGCGCCTGAAACTATGGCGCTGCTTGAAACTGATTCTGAGTTCATGCTTTACGCTACCTCTCAGCAGTGA